Below is a window of Thermodesulfomicrobium sp. WS DNA.
ACGGCCGCAGCAAGCTGCGGGGCCCAGTCCACGACCCGGCGATCCAAGGTGATCTCCACCCGTCGGTTCTGCCGCCGGCCTTCAGGGGTCTCGTTGGTGGTGCGGGGCCGAAACCGGCCAAAGCCCTCCACCCGCATCTTGGTGGCGGAGACCCCCTCCTGAATCAAAAAATCCGCCACTGCCTGGGCACGCCGCAAGGACAACTCCCACGAATCGTCCATGGCCTCCGCACGAATCCGGTAGGCATCTCCTTTCTCGTCCCGGAGCAGCCCTGCATGGCCAGCAATCCGAAATGGATACTCCGCCGCGCGCAGCACCGGGGCAATCCGCCGCAATAGCCCTTGGCCTTGAGGGGAAAGCTCTGCGGAATCTGGAGCAAACAGGGTGTCGGCGCCAATGCCGAGGCGCTGAATAAAGCGGTTGGACTCGAAGCGCAGATCCCACGACGGGTCTTCCCAGAGCAAGGGTTTGATGGATTCCAGATCGCGCACATCATTGATGGGACCTGGCTCGAAGGCATCGGGCCGCGGGGAGGTGGTCAGCGGGTTGTAGCCCGCGGTGCCAAAACCGAACGAACCGAACACCGAGCCCAAGGCTTCCTTGGTGCGGCGCTCGTCCATCATGGAGGCCATGGAAAGCAGGAGCACGAAGAAGGTGAGCAGCAGGGTCATGAGGTCCGAAAACGTGACCATCCACGCCGGCACTCCGCCGTCTCCTCCGCCGCTGTCTTTTTTCTCCCGCTTCGCCATACTTATCCTTGCGTCTTCCGCTGTTTGGGCGGCAGATAGCTATTGAGTTTCTCTTCGATGATGCGTGGGTTTTCCCCTTTGGAAATACACAAGATGCCTTCCAAGATCATGCCCCGGATCAAAACCTCTTCCTTGCTGCGGTTTTTGAGCTTGGCCGCCATGGGGTTGAACACGAGGTTGGCGAGCACCGCACCGTAGAAGGTGGTGATCAATGCCACGGCCATGGACGGGCCGATGGAGCTCGGGTCGTTCATGGTTTTGAGCATGAGCACCAAACCGATGACCGTGCCGATCATGCCGAGCGCCGGGGCATAGGTGCCAAACGTCGCCAGGATGTCCGCGCCGGTCTGGTGCCGCTCCTCCAAATAGGCGATCTCGGTTTCTAAAATCTCCTGGATGGCCTGGGGCTCCATGCCGTCCACGGTGAGCTGCAATCCCTTACGCAAAAAATCGTCTTGAATGTCTTTGAGCAGCGGCTCCAAAGACAAGATGCCTTCCCGGCGCGCCTTGTTGGCATAATCCATAAAACGGGCGATGATGTCCGCAGGTGAATCCAGCTTGAAGAGAAACGTTTTTTTGATGACTCCCACGACCCCCAAGACCTGGTTCAATGGATAGCAGATGAGCACCGCCCCAATGGTGCCGCCAAAGACAATAAGCACCGACGGGATATCCACGAACACCATGATGTCCTTGGCGATGGACGCAATGACCAGACCAAAGGCCACGAAGATTCCAACAATAGTCGCGATATCCATTATGCGCGCTCTCCGAAAATCCGTGTCCCAATGCGGACCAAGGTGGCGCCCTCGGCAATAGCGGCCGCAAAGTCTCCAGTCATACCCATGGAGAGCTCGGGGAGCCGCACCCCATATTGCTGCTCCAACCGGTCCCGCAGATCCCGCAGGGCGGCAAAAAAGGGGCGCGCAGCCTCAGGGTCGTCAAAGACCGGAGGAAGCAGCATCAACCCCCGCCAGGCAAGGTTGGGGGCAGTCATCAGCGTCTGCGCCAGTTCCGGGAGGTCTTCCTCGAGCACGCCGCTCTTCTGGCGCTCCCGGCCGAGGTTGACCTGCATGAGCACCGGCTGCACCACACCCTGGCGCTGCGCTCTTTCCTGCAAAGCCTGCGCCAAATGTACGGAATCCACGCTGTGGACCAAGGCAAAACTGCCCACCACCTGACGGACCTTGTTGGTCTGGACATGCCCCACCAAGTGCCATTCAATGGAGGCAGGCAACGCACGCATCTTGGCCCGCGCTTCCTGGACGTAATTTTCCCCAAAGATCACCTGACCTGCGGCGTGTACCGCGGCGATGGCCGCTACCGGATGCCGTTTGGATACCGCCACCACACGCACGCCAGACGGCTCCCGGCCCGCGCGCACTGCGGCCTCGTGCACCGCCTCCATGGTTGCCCGCCAGCGCGCCACCACGTCCGAGCTCATAGCACTTCTCCAATGTTCATCTCGCGCAAAAACTCCTCGTCCTCGGTCCAGCCCTCACGCACCTTGACCCAGGTGGAAAGGTGCACCTTGGTTCCCAGAAGTTCTTTGAGCGCCTGCCGGGCGGCCTGTCCCACGGCCTTGAGCCGGGACCCTGCCCGGCCGATGATCATGGCCTTATGACTGGTTTTTGACACGTAAATGACCACGCCAATGGACGTCAGACCCGGCTCCTCGGCCCACTCCTCCACCTCCACGGCCACATGGTAGGGAAGCTCCTGGTGGAGCTGCAGGAAAAGCTGCTCGCGAACGACCTCCGCGGCCAAGAACCGCAGCGGCGCGGAGCTCAACTGGTCGGCCGGGAAGAGCGGCGGGCCTTCGGGCACCATAGCGAGGATTGCGGCCTCCAGCCGGTCCCGCCCCTCGCCGGTGCGGGCCGACACCGGAAAGATATCCGCCCCAGGCCAAAGCTTTGCGCACGCCGCAAGTACCGCCAAAAGCCGGGCCTTGGGAGCGACCTGATCGATCTTGTTGACCGCCACCGCCAAGGGTATCCCCAACTGACGCAATCGCGGAGCAAAGCTATGCACGTCCCGGACAAGGGCAGAGGATCGGGCCGCATAGCGAGCGCCGTCCAGGAATACCACCGCCCCATGGGCGGAAGCGAGCGCCGCCCAAGCGGCCTCTGCCAAAAGGCGCTGCATGCGCCCCCGGGACGCGACGATCCCCGGGGTATCCACAAAGACCACCTGTGCCGAGTCCGTGGTCCAAATGCCGGTGATAGCGGTGCGCGTCGTCCCCGGCTTGGGGGAGACGATGGCCACCTTCTCCCCGAGCACCCCATTGAGGAACGTCGATTTACCCGCATTGGGCGGTCCTACCAGCGCTACATATCCAGAACGAAAGCTGTTTTCCATGTATCTCCTCTTCCATGGCCCCACGGCCCCAAAGAAATTTCCCTTGCCCTGGGTTCCAAGGCATGGATATAGGCCCCACCCATTATGAGCAAGGACCTCATCATCGTCGAATCACCGGCGAAGATCAAAACCATCACCAAATTTCTCGGCCCAGGCTACCGCGTGGAGGCCTCGCTGGGGCACGTGCGCGACCTGCCGCAAAAAACGCTGGGCGTGGACGAAGAGCACGGTTTTGCTCCTCAGTACGAGATTATTCCCGGCAAAGGCAATGTGGTGAAAAAGCTCCGGGCTGCGGCCAAGGAGGCAGATACCGTCTACCTGGCCCCGGACCCGGACCGCGAAGGTGAAGCCATCGCCTGGCATGTGGCGGAGCTCCTGCGCGACGCCAACCCCAACCTCAAGCGTATCTGGTTCAATGAGATCACGGCCCGGGCCGTGCGCGAGGCCCTTGCGCAGCCGGGAGAGCTGCGCCGCCCGCTCTTCGATTCCCAGCAGGCCCGCCGTATCCTCGACCGGCTGGTGGGCTACAAGATCTCGCCGCTGCTGTGGTCCAAGGTCCGACGCGGGCTCTCCGCCGGCCGGGTCCAGTCCGTAGCCCTGCGCCTCATCGTGGACCGCGAACGGGAACGCCAAGCCTTCACCCCGGAAGAATATTGGGATTTCACCCTCCATCTGGCCACGGATCCGGCCTTCAGCGCCAAGCTCTGGCGCATCGCCGGCAAAAAGGCGCACGTCCCCAACGAGCAGGCCGCCCAAGAGCTGCGCGCCGCCCTGGAAGGGGCGCCCACCGTGGTGGAGACAGTCCAGGAGAAAGAGCGCGCCCGGCACCCCAAGCCGCCGTTCATCACCTCCACCCTCCAGCAGGAGGCCAGTACCCGCCTGGGCTTCTCCGCCAAGCGCACCATGAACATCGCCCAGCGCCTCTACGAAGGTGTCGAGCTCGGTGAGCGCGGCACGGTGGCGCTCATCACCTACATGCGCACCGACTCGGTACGCGTGGCCGCAGAAGCCCAGGAGGCCACCCGCGCCCTCATCCACGAACGCTTTGGCGCGGAGTACTGTCCCGCCACCCCGCGCCAGTACAAAAGCAAAGGCAGTGCGCAGGATGCCCACGAGGCCATCCGCCCCGTAGACGTCCGGCTCACGCCGGAGATGGTGCAGCCCCTTCTGCCCGCGGAACAATTCAAGCTCTACCGCCTCATCTGGCAGCGATTCGTGGCCTCGCAAATGGCCTCGGCCCGCTTCTGGGACACCACCGTCATCCTGGCCACCGGGGACGCCCAATGGCGCGCCAAAGGCGAACGCCTCATCTTTCCGGGGTTTCTCGCTGTCTGGCCCCACCCAGGCGACGAAGCCGTGCTCCCCAAACTCTCCCCAGGGCAGACCATACCCGTCGAGCGCATCCACTGCGAGCAGAAATTCACCCAGCCGCCGGCCCGCTTCACGGAAGCCTCCCTGGTACGCAAGCTCGAAGAACTGGGCATCGGCCGGCCGTCCACCTACGCCACCATCATCTCCACCTTGGTGGACCGCGGCTACGTGGAACTCACGGACAAGGCGTTCGTGCCCACGGATCTCGGCTGCACGGTGAGCGACCTCTTGGTGGCCCACTTTGCCCGGCTCATGGATCCCGGGTTCACCGCGGCCCTGGAGGCGGACCTCGACCGCATCGCAGAAGGGGAAACCACCCTGGAAGAGGTGCTCCAGCGCTTTGCGCAAGACTTCTACCCCACCCTGGAAGCGGCGCGCCACGACATGGCCACCCTCAAGGCCGGGGTGGAGACGGACATACCGTGCCCCAAGTGCGGCCACGGCAAACTCATCATGCGCTTTGGCAAAAACGGCCCCTTCGTGGGGTGCTCCGACTACCCGCAATGCACCTTCACCAGCGAATACCGCCGCAACGACCACGGAGGCATCGAACTCCTGCCCCAGGCCGAGGTGCCCGACCTCGGCCCCTGTCCTGCCTGCCAGGAAGGCCGCTTGGTGGTGAAGAAGACCCGCACGGGCGGACGCTTCGTGGCCTGCTCCCGCTACCCGGACTGCCGCTACGCCACCTCCCTGTCCACCGGCGTCCCATGCCCGCAAGAAGGGTGCACCGGCCAGCTGGTGGAAAAGACCAGCCGCCGTGGCAAGACCTTCTACTCCTGTAATCGCTACCCCGACTGTACCTACGCGGTCTGGGACCCGCCGGTGCCGGGGCCGTGTCCGCGCTGCGGCTTTCCCATCCTTGTGCGCAAGACCACCAAGGCCGGCACCACCGTAGCCTGCCCCTCCCAGGGATGCCGCTACCGCAGCCAAGAAGAAAGCGGCCCAGCCTAAGGGAGGGCCGCATCTTCCACGTGCCTGCAGGCCGGTCGCATCACAACGCGACAGTCACCGTATACTTTTTCATAAAAAAGGCAGGATGATAGCTGAGCTTGGCCCGACGCAGCCCTTCGTCGCCCAGGTCCTGCTCCCGGTTGACCCACATGAATCCCTGGCCAAAGCGCTCCAAGAACATCTGGTTGATGGCCTGATACACCCCACGAAATTGCGGGCAGCCTTTTTCAAAATGGATGACCAGCGTCGTGTCGTCCAAGGGATCGGCCACGGTATAGGCGATCATCTTGCCGTCAACGGCGATACCTGCGCCCATGATCCCCTCAAGCCGGGACCAGTCGTGCAGCACCCGCACGATGGCGTGATTTTCGGCAGCCAAGGTGGCGTCGTTTTCGGTGTCCCGCCACAAAAACCAGTCGGTCTGCAGGGCCAAGGCGCACTCTCCAGTACGCTCGTCAAGCGCTACCAATTGGAAGGCATGATCGCGGACAAACTGATGGAGCAGGTTCTTTTTGCTGTGAAAACGCCTGCCCGCCAAGGAAACGAGTTCCTCCACGGAATACACGTAATCCCAATGCTCGCGGGCCTCTGCCACGGTCATGGGGATCCCTGCGCCACGCCATACCCCCACCAGGGCTTCCGGGACCCGCACAAAATGGAGCGGCCCCGGCAAAGCGGCAAGCACGCGGCGCCAATCCACAGCGTCCCAGGCCCCCACCGGGGCCCAATACACCGGGCTCGGCACGGTTTGCCGCAAAAACACAATTCCCGACTCCCAACACCACTCTAGGCCATAATGAGGGCCCCACCCCCAAAGGTTGACGAAGCTATAGTCCGAGGTTTTTTCCGGCATCTGCGCCAAACACGCATGATAGGCCTGTTGTCCTTCCAAGGTAATGGGTGCG
It encodes the following:
- a CDS encoding OmpA family protein, translated to MAKREKKDSGGGDGGVPAWMVTFSDLMTLLLTFFVLLLSMASMMDERRTKEALGSVFGSFGFGTAGYNPLTTSPRPDAFEPGPINDVRDLESIKPLLWEDPSWDLRFESNRFIQRLGIGADTLFAPDSAELSPQGQGLLRRIAPVLRAAEYPFRIAGHAGLLRDEKGDAYRIRAEAMDDSWELSLRRAQAVADFLIQEGVSATKMRVEGFGRFRPRTTNETPEGRRQNRRVEITLDRRVVDWAPQLAAAVAADNQTQGSADEGFRYKDFLFRLER
- a CDS encoding motility protein A, whose product is MDIATIVGIFVAFGLVIASIAKDIMVFVDIPSVLIVFGGTIGAVLICYPLNQVLGVVGVIKKTFLFKLDSPADIIARFMDYANKARREGILSLEPLLKDIQDDFLRKGLQLTVDGMEPQAIQEILETEIAYLEERHQTGADILATFGTYAPALGMIGTVIGLVLMLKTMNDPSSIGPSMAVALITTFYGAVLANLVFNPMAAKLKNRSKEEVLIRGMILEGILCISKGENPRIIEEKLNSYLPPKQRKTQG
- a CDS encoding YggS family pyridoxal phosphate-dependent enzyme translates to MSSDVVARWRATMEAVHEAAVRAGREPSGVRVVAVSKRHPVAAIAAVHAAGQVIFGENYVQEARAKMRALPASIEWHLVGHVQTNKVRQVVGSFALVHSVDSVHLAQALQERAQRQGVVQPVLMQVNLGRERQKSGVLEEDLPELAQTLMTAPNLAWRGLMLLPPVFDDPEAARPFFAALRDLRDRLEQQYGVRLPELSMGMTGDFAAAIAEGATLVRIGTRIFGERA
- the era gene encoding GTPase Era, with translation MENSFRSGYVALVGPPNAGKSTFLNGVLGEKVAIVSPKPGTTRTAITGIWTTDSAQVVFVDTPGIVASRGRMQRLLAEAAWAALASAHGAVVFLDGARYAARSSALVRDVHSFAPRLRQLGIPLAVAVNKIDQVAPKARLLAVLAACAKLWPGADIFPVSARTGEGRDRLEAAILAMVPEGPPLFPADQLSSAPLRFLAAEVVREQLFLQLHQELPYHVAVEVEEWAEEPGLTSIGVVIYVSKTSHKAMIIGRAGSRLKAVGQAARQALKELLGTKVHLSTWVKVREGWTEDEEFLREMNIGEVL
- the topA gene encoding type I DNA topoisomerase, whose product is MSKDLIIVESPAKIKTITKFLGPGYRVEASLGHVRDLPQKTLGVDEEHGFAPQYEIIPGKGNVVKKLRAAAKEADTVYLAPDPDREGEAIAWHVAELLRDANPNLKRIWFNEITARAVREALAQPGELRRPLFDSQQARRILDRLVGYKISPLLWSKVRRGLSAGRVQSVALRLIVDRERERQAFTPEEYWDFTLHLATDPAFSAKLWRIAGKKAHVPNEQAAQELRAALEGAPTVVETVQEKERARHPKPPFITSTLQQEASTRLGFSAKRTMNIAQRLYEGVELGERGTVALITYMRTDSVRVAAEAQEATRALIHERFGAEYCPATPRQYKSKGSAQDAHEAIRPVDVRLTPEMVQPLLPAEQFKLYRLIWQRFVASQMASARFWDTTVILATGDAQWRAKGERLIFPGFLAVWPHPGDEAVLPKLSPGQTIPVERIHCEQKFTQPPARFTEASLVRKLEELGIGRPSTYATIISTLVDRGYVELTDKAFVPTDLGCTVSDLLVAHFARLMDPGFTAALEADLDRIAEGETTLEEVLQRFAQDFYPTLEAARHDMATLKAGVETDIPCPKCGHGKLIMRFGKNGPFVGCSDYPQCTFTSEYRRNDHGGIELLPQAEVPDLGPCPACQEGRLVVKKTRTGGRFVACSRYPDCRYATSLSTGVPCPQEGCTGQLVEKTSRRGKTFYSCNRYPDCTYAVWDPPVPGPCPRCGFPILVRKTTKAGTTVACPSQGCRYRSQEESGPA
- a CDS encoding phosphatidylglycerol lysyltransferase domain-containing protein, whose product is MNFAPITLEGQQAYHACLAQMPEKTSDYSFVNLWGWGPHYGLEWCWESGIVFLRQTVPSPVYWAPVGAWDAVDWRRVLAALPGPLHFVRVPEALVGVWRGAGIPMTVAEAREHWDYVYSVEELVSLAGRRFHSKKNLLHQFVRDHAFQLVALDERTGECALALQTDWFLWRDTENDATLAAENHAIVRVLHDWSRLEGIMGAGIAVDGKMIAYTVADPLDDTTLVIHFEKGCPQFRGVYQAINQMFLERFGQGFMWVNREQDLGDEGLRRAKLSYHPAFFMKKYTVTVAL